One genomic window of Vibrio rhizosphaerae includes the following:
- a CDS encoding phage major tail tube protein: protein MAGQRSRITRYAMINSHPLIKELDEFTPPEIKKVMQETRGGSFIPGEIMVGLEKMNSKWKVKGADQALLSAYGLAAGSWCQVDIKESHQDEDGNNFAIVYSLTGEIISVTESASKMGELPDHDMEMSVRAYKKTEDGKVIYDIDRHAQILNLGNGDLMEAHRRNVGMA, encoded by the coding sequence ATGGCAGGTCAACGTTCACGAATTACGCGTTATGCCATGATTAACTCTCATCCGTTAATCAAAGAGCTAGACGAATTTACCCCACCAGAGATCAAAAAGGTTATGCAAGAAACCCGCGGTGGCTCTTTCATTCCGGGCGAGATCATGGTCGGACTTGAAAAAATGAATAGTAAGTGGAAGGTCAAAGGCGCTGATCAGGCGCTTTTGTCTGCTTATGGATTAGCGGCCGGAAGCTGGTGTCAGGTGGATATCAAAGAGTCTCATCAGGATGAAGACGGGAACAATTTTGCCATTGTATATAGCTTAACCGGTGAAATCATCTCGGTGACTGAATCGGCCAGTAAAATGGGGGAATTGCCGGATCACGATATGGAAATGTCGGTCAGAGCATACAAGAAAACCGAAGATGGCAAAGTCATCTATGACATTGATCGTCATGCCCAAATTCTCAATCTGGGTAACGGTGATCTGATGGAAGCCCATCGCCGTAATGTCGGTATGGCATAA
- a CDS encoding formylglycine-generating enzyme family protein, translating into MANIMEELQLLKQVSQEQTAASQAVVQEVSGKMAAIDKNVNDSMTKVESKYDQEASNLTIIATDGYRKAIEHNSGGRNTVIYDAQGNPNIMCVIPRFNIEDLGLADLNLGIGVHPAFITNGAPRSEILVGKYLASAAAGGSAVIGGPQPRTSVNYDTAKQLCTQKGDNWHLMSIHEWAAIALWSLANGTVPRGNTNYGRSHEAKWETARRADDGLPGDTNGTGRTGTGKGPVTWNHDHSEFGVCDLVGNVWEWIDQMKLDDGQILTTLDNNPAVTEANWHRHPAYFDSTSDNQSGSGNNGSPVLSNSVTKRNGPADDDSYDYPYMYNPHFAAITKSAGYTPNELLRRLLIESATTATVGGGLWCRNYGERLPLRGGSWGAGSSAGLGLLYLFHERSFSYGSIGFRPAFFV; encoded by the coding sequence ATGGCTAATATAATGGAAGAATTGCAGTTACTTAAACAAGTATCGCAAGAACAAACAGCAGCTTCTCAAGCTGTCGTACAGGAAGTGTCTGGCAAAATGGCTGCGATTGATAAAAATGTCAATGATTCAATGACCAAGGTTGAAAGTAAATATGACCAAGAGGCCAGCAATCTGACTATCATCGCAACAGATGGGTATCGAAAGGCTATCGAGCATAACTCCGGTGGTCGAAACACCGTCATTTATGATGCTCAGGGCAACCCGAATATCATGTGCGTTATTCCTCGCTTCAACATTGAAGATCTGGGATTAGCCGATCTTAATCTTGGCATCGGTGTTCATCCTGCATTTATAACCAACGGAGCGCCTCGCAGCGAAATTCTCGTCGGCAAATATCTGGCATCGGCAGCAGCAGGCGGCTCCGCCGTCATCGGTGGTCCTCAACCGCGCACCTCGGTTAATTATGACACTGCAAAACAGCTCTGCACGCAGAAGGGCGATAACTGGCATCTGATGTCGATTCATGAGTGGGCTGCGATCGCGCTCTGGTCTCTGGCTAACGGCACTGTACCTCGCGGCAATACGAACTATGGCCGCAGCCATGAGGCGAAGTGGGAAACCGCTCGCCGTGCTGACGACGGATTGCCCGGCGATACCAACGGCACCGGACGAACCGGCACAGGCAAAGGCCCAGTCACGTGGAATCACGATCATAGCGAATTCGGTGTATGTGACCTGGTTGGCAATGTGTGGGAGTGGATTGACCAGATGAAGCTGGATGACGGGCAGATCCTGACAACGCTGGATAACAATCCGGCAGTTACTGAGGCTAACTGGCATCGTCACCCAGCCTATTTTGATTCGACATCCGACAACCAAAGCGGCTCTGGCAATAACGGTTCACCAGTACTCAGCAACTCAGTGACCAAGCGTAACGGGCCTGCTGACGACGATAGTTACGACTATCCGTATATGTATAACCCGCATTTTGCTGCGATCACCAAGTCGGCCGGTTATACGCCTAACGAGTTGTTGCGTCGATTGCTGATTGAATCCGCAACCACGGCTACAGTTGGCGGTGGTCTCTGGTGTCGTAACTATGGCGAGCGGCTCCCGCTTCGCGGGGGAAGTTGGGGCGCTGGCTCGTCCGCCGGGCTGGGTTTGCTCTATCTGTTTCATGAGCGGTCATTCTCGTACGGCAGCATCGGTTTTCGCCCTGCTTTCTTTGTTTAA
- a CDS encoding formylglycine-generating enzyme family protein, giving the protein MANIIEELQLLKQASQEQTAASQAVVQAVSGKMAAIDKNINYSITKVESIYDQKTSNLTIIATDGYRKAIEHNSGGRNTVIYDAQGNPNIMCVIPRFNIEDLGLADLNLGTGVHPAFITNGAPRGEILVGKYLASAAADGSAVIGGPQPRTSVNYDTAKRLCTQKGDNWHLMSIHEWAAIALWSLANGTVPRGNTNYGRSHEAKWETARRVDDGLPGDTNGTGRTGTGKGPVTWNHDHSEFGVCDLVGNVWEWIDQMKLDDGQILTTLDNNPAVAEANWHRHPAYFDSASDNQSGTGSIGSPVLSNSVTKRNGPADDDSHDYPYMYNSHFAAITKSAGYTPNELLRRLLIESATTATVGGGIWCRNYGDRFPLRGGFWFDGPVTGLGALHLRTARSDSGGYAGFRPAFFV; this is encoded by the coding sequence ATGGCTAATATCATTGAAGAATTGCAGTTACTTAAACAAGCATCGCAAGAACAAACGGCAGCTTCTCAAGCTGTCGTACAGGCAGTGTCTGGTAAAATGGCTGCAATTGATAAAAACATCAATTACTCGATAACCAAGGTTGAAAGTATATATGACCAAAAGACCAGCAATCTGACTATCATCGCAACAGATGGGTATCGAAAGGCTATCGAGCATAACTCAGGTGGTCGAAACACGGTCATTTATGATGCTCAGGGTAACCCGAATATCATGTGCGTTATTCCGCGCTTCAACATTGAAGATCTGGGATTAGCCGATCTTAATCTTGGCACCGGCGTTCATCCTGCATTTATAACCAACGGAGCGCCTCGCGGTGAAATTCTCGTCGGCAAATATCTGGCATCGGCAGCAGCAGACGGTTCCGCCGTCATCGGCGGCCCTCAACCGCGCACCTCGGTTAACTATGACACTGCAAAGCGGCTCTGCACCCAGAAAGGCGACAACTGGCACCTGATGTCGATTCATGAGTGGGCCGCGATTGCGCTCTGGTCTCTGGCTAACGGTACAGTGCCTCGCGGCAATACGAACTATGGCCGCAGCCATGAGGCGAAGTGGGAAACCGCTCGCCGTGTCGACGACGGATTGCCCGGCGATACCAACGGCACCGGACGAACCGGCACAGGCAAAGGTCCAGTCACGTGGAATCACGATCATAGCGAGTTCGGTGTATGCGACCTGGTTGGCAATGTGTGGGAGTGGATTGACCAGATGAAGCTGGATGACGGGCAGATCCTGACAACGCTGGATAACAATCCGGCAGTTGCTGAGGCCAACTGGCATCGCCACCCAGCCTATTTTGATTCGGCATCTGACAATCAAAGCGGAACAGGTTCCATCGGTTCGCCAGTACTCAGTAACTCAGTGACTAAGCGTAACGGGCCAGCTGACGACGACAGTCACGACTATCCGTACATGTATAACTCGCATTTTGCTGCGATCACAAAGTCGGCCGGTTATACGCCTAACGAGTTGTTGCGTCGATTGCTGATTGAATCCGCAACCACGGCTACAGTTGGCGGCGGGATCTGGTGTCGCAATTATGGCGATCGATTCCCGCTTCGAGGGGGGTTCTGGTTCGATGGCCCGGTCACCGGGCTAGGCGCTCTCCATCTGCGTACTGCACGGTCTGACTCGGGCGGTTACGCTGGTTTTCGCCCCGCTTTCTTTGTTTAA
- a CDS encoding formylglycine-generating enzyme family protein — MANIIEELQLLKQASQEQTAASQAVVQAVSGKMAAIDKNINDSIAKVESTYDQKNSNLTIIATDGYRKAIEHNSGGRNTVIYDAQGNPNIMCVIPRFNIEDLGLADLNLGTGVHPAFITNGAPRGEILVGKYLASAAADGSAVIGGPQPRTSVNYDTAKQLCTQKGDNWHLMSIHEWAAIALWSLANGTVPRGNTYHGRSYEAKWETARRVDDGLPGDTNGTGRTGTGKGPVTWNHDHSGFGVCDLVGNVWEWIDQMKLDDGQILTTLDNNPAVAEGNWHRHPAYFDLTSENQSGTGYIGSPVLSNSVTKRNGPADNDIYKYPYMHNSHFAAITKSAGYTPNELLRRLLIESATTATVGGGIWCLNYGERLPFRGASWYDGSFSGLGALALNYGRSYSYSNIGFRPAFFV, encoded by the coding sequence ATGGCTAATATCATTGAAGAATTGCAGTTACTTAAACAAGCATCGCAAGAACAAACGGCAGCTTCTCAAGCTGTCGTACAGGCAGTGTCTGGCAAAATGGCTGCGATTGATAAAAACATCAACGATTCAATAGCCAAGGTTGAAAGTACATATGACCAAAAAAACAGCAATCTGACTATCATCGCAACAGATGGGTATCGAAAGGCTATCGAGCATAACTCCGGCGGTCGAAATACCGTCATTTATGATGCTCAGGGTAACCCGAATATCATGTGCGTTATTCCGCGCTTCAACATTGAAGATCTGGGATTAGCCGATCTTAATCTTGGCACCGGCGTTCATCCTGCATTTATAACCAACGGAGCGCCTCGCGGTGAAATTCTCGTCGGCAAATATCTGGCATCGGCAGCAGCAGACGGTTCCGCCGTCATCGGTGGCCCTCAACCGCGAACCTCGGTTAACTATGACACTGCAAAGCAGCTCTGCACACAGAAAGGCGACAACTGGCACCTGATGTCGATTCATGAGTGGGCCGCGATTGCGCTCTGGTCTCTGGCGAACGGCACAGTACCTCGCGGCAATACGTACCATGGCCGCAGCTATGAGGCGAAGTGGGAAACCGCTCGCCGTGTCGACGACGGATTGCCCGGCGATACCAACGGCACCGGACGAACCGGCACAGGCAAAGGTCCTGTCACGTGGAATCACGATCATAGCGGGTTCGGTGTATGTGACCTGGTTGGCAATGTGTGGGAGTGGATTGACCAGATGAAGCTGGATGACGGGCAGATCCTGACAACGCTGGATAACAATCCGGCAGTTGCTGAGGGCAACTGGCATCGTCACCCTGCGTATTTTGATTTAACCTCTGAAAATCAAAGCGGAACAGGTTACATCGGTTCGCCAGTACTCAGCAACTCAGTGACCAAGCGTAACGGGCCTGCTGATAACGATATTTACAAGTATCCGTATATGCATAACTCGCATTTTGCTGCGATCACCAAGTCGGCCGGTTATACGCCTAACGAGTTGTTGCGTCGATTGCTGATTGAATCCGCAACCACGGCTACAGTTGGCGGCGGGATCTGGTGTCTCAACTATGGCGAGCGGCTCCCGTTTCGCGGGGCCAGCTGGTACGATGGATCGTTCTCCGGACTGGGCGCACTCGCTCTGAACTATGGTCGGTCATACTCGTACAGTAACATCGGTTTTCGTCCCGCTTTCTTTGTTTAA
- the tnpA gene encoding IS200/IS605 family transposase, with product MGDEKSLAHTRWNCKYHIVFAPKYRRQVFYGEKRRAIGEILRKLCEWKNVNILEAECCADHIHMLLEIPPKMSVSGFMGYLKGKSSLMLYERFGDLKFKYRNREFWCRGYYVDTVGKNTSKIQNYIKQQLEQDKMGEQLSIPYSGSPFTGRRK from the coding sequence ATGGGGGACGAAAAGAGCTTAGCGCACACGCGCTGGAACTGTAAATACCACATAGTCTTTGCACCGAAATATAGAAGGCAAGTGTTCTACGGAGAAAAACGTAGAGCAATAGGTGAAATATTGAGGAAACTATGTGAATGGAAAAATGTGAACATTCTTGAAGCGGAATGTTGCGCGGATCATATCCACATGCTTTTAGAAATACCGCCCAAAATGAGTGTTTCAGGGTTTATGGGGTATTTGAAAGGTAAAAGTAGCCTAATGCTTTATGAACGATTCGGTGATTTGAAGTTTAAATATAGAAATCGAGAATTTTGGTGCCGAGGTTATTATGTAGATACGGTAGGTAAAAATACGAGCAAGATACAAAATTACATCAAGCAGCAACTAGAGCAGGATAAAATGGGAGAGCAATTGTCGATCCCGTATTCAGGTAGCCCGTTTACGGGCCGCAGGAAGTAG
- a CDS encoding phage tail sheath protein: MPEIASFVHNGISVINHPAPPPMGPLGSIVLGVVGTAPDADSSLTKNTPIRIANMADAAKLDTTGAEKGTLWRTCYETFRLVSVPIYVVIVEEGTEQSDTVNNVIGQVDATTGQRTGIQALADCMETPTHISAPGFNTKPVADALAAMGKRLFAIPVGDGPNTNDNDAVAYSQSLGGEGTGYESFYLVDPQVSVYSQAAKGNVSFSGAAVALSCFARVKAWESPAKGGMGALISGTARTIDYNIMDKSTNGDLLNRHGVSYFARTSLGGFSLIGNRCVMGRFVSQVGLEYAIVRKLAKTAQSAMARNLSKSFMEQEITKLNVWLKSLQADETVMGAEVYLHPTLNNVENYRNGEWHIAIKYYGYAPNEHMVYHLIEDTGIVESFLEEVL; the protein is encoded by the coding sequence ATGCCTGAAATTGCATCATTTGTGCATAACGGTATCAGTGTTATCAATCATCCCGCACCACCCCCGATGGGGCCGCTGGGAAGCATCGTTTTGGGCGTTGTCGGGACTGCACCAGATGCTGATTCATCACTGACTAAAAATACACCGATTCGTATTGCGAATATGGCTGATGCCGCGAAGCTTGATACGACCGGCGCAGAAAAAGGAACTTTGTGGCGGACTTGTTATGAAACATTCCGTTTGGTTTCCGTTCCGATTTACGTGGTGATTGTTGAGGAAGGTACGGAGCAGTCGGATACCGTCAACAATGTGATTGGTCAGGTTGACGCAACCACGGGTCAGCGGACGGGGATTCAAGCCTTGGCTGATTGTATGGAAACGCCAACCCATATCAGCGCGCCGGGATTTAACACCAAACCGGTAGCCGATGCTCTGGCCGCAATGGGGAAACGCTTATTTGCCATCCCTGTCGGTGACGGTCCGAATACCAATGATAACGATGCGGTTGCCTATTCACAGAGTCTTGGTGGTGAAGGCACAGGGTACGAATCTTTTTATCTGGTAGATCCGCAGGTGTCTGTTTACAGTCAGGCTGCAAAAGGCAATGTGTCATTCTCCGGTGCAGCGGTTGCGCTGTCTTGCTTTGCTCGTGTGAAAGCATGGGAAAGTCCGGCGAAGGGCGGCATGGGTGCATTGATCAGCGGCACAGCCCGGACGATTGACTATAACATTATGGATAAATCCACCAATGGTGATTTGTTAAATCGTCACGGCGTTTCCTATTTTGCGCGGACCTCGTTAGGTGGTTTCTCTCTGATTGGTAACCGTTGTGTGATGGGGCGCTTCGTCTCTCAGGTTGGTCTGGAATATGCCATTGTCCGTAAGTTGGCGAAGACAGCTCAGAGCGCAATGGCCAGAAATCTGAGCAAGTCCTTTATGGAACAGGAAATCACCAAACTGAATGTTTGGCTGAAATCGCTGCAAGCCGATGAAACCGTGATGGGCGCTGAAGTCTACCTTCATCCGACACTCAATAACGTTGAAAACTACCGTAATGGCGAGTGGCATATTGCGATCAAATACTACGGCTACGCGCCTAATGAACATATGGTGTACCACCTGATTGAGGACACCGGTATTGTTGAATCATTTCTTGAGGAGGTCCTTTAA
- a CDS encoding phage tail assembly protein, with product MLHTHHLVWPIEDDKGQPLNQVNIHTITVGQQRELTRHHQHDDNQLLWECICLSTGLTSSELKKLVTPDFNSIREQVLELMQSNASTLLDGQFDLNEPTLLIPIQGDDGQEKTGYKLRPPTVATTELMETHQDEWERTLFISASCCGFTHQELARLSLPDWNQLQERLIDFLQQPADFFRQEMLKS from the coding sequence ATGTTGCACACACATCACCTAGTCTGGCCGATTGAAGATGATAAAGGTCAACCACTGAATCAGGTAAACATTCACACGATCACCGTCGGGCAACAGCGAGAACTGACCCGCCACCATCAACATGATGATAATCAATTGCTTTGGGAATGTATTTGTCTGAGTACCGGACTGACATCCTCTGAATTGAAGAAGCTGGTCACTCCGGATTTCAACTCGATTCGAGAACAAGTTCTGGAACTGATGCAATCCAATGCATCCACATTACTGGACGGTCAGTTTGACCTCAACGAACCGACATTACTGATCCCGATTCAGGGCGATGATGGTCAGGAAAAAACCGGCTATAAACTTCGCCCGCCGACGGTTGCAACCACAGAACTGATGGAGACTCATCAAGACGAGTGGGAGAGAACTCTCTTTATCAGTGCCAGCTGCTGTGGGTTTACCCATCAAGAGCTCGCCCGTTTGAGTCTGCCGGACTGGAATCAGCTTCAGGAGCGACTGATCGATTTTTTGCAACAACCGGCGGACTTCTTTCGCCAAGAGATGTTGAAGTCCTGA